Proteins from one [Limnothrix rosea] IAM M-220 genomic window:
- a CDS encoding branched-chain amino acid ABC transporter permease — MDIIQLVLNGLSIGSILALAAVGLTLTYGILRLSNFAHGDYMTLGAYVTWLTNSFGVNIWLSMVVGAFGTIGGMLMAEKILWQPMRDRRATSTTLIIISIGLALFIRSGVLFIWGSSNQQYDLPVVRAINLTEMFGLPETVPDIRIAYYRVVVMVMTLLVILGLHFVLQNSKIGKAMRAVADNIDLARVSGVDVERVVLWTWIITGTLTAIAGSMYGLITTVRPNMGWFLILPMFASVILGGIGNPYGAIAGAFVIGIAQEVSVAFLGPDYKLGVALLIMVALLFIRPQGLFKGTM, encoded by the coding sequence ATGGATATTATCCAACTTGTTTTAAATGGTCTCTCCATCGGCAGCATTTTAGCTTTAGCAGCAGTTGGCCTGACTTTAACCTACGGTATTTTGCGGCTGTCAAATTTTGCCCACGGTGACTATATGACCCTCGGTGCCTACGTGACGTGGCTCACTAATTCGTTTGGTGTGAATATTTGGCTATCGATGGTTGTGGGAGCCTTTGGTACCATCGGTGGCATGCTTATGGCCGAAAAGATCCTGTGGCAACCGATGCGCGATCGCCGGGCAACCTCAACAACATTGATTATTATTTCTATCGGTCTCGCACTATTTATTCGCAGTGGCGTGCTGTTTATCTGGGGAAGTAGCAACCAACAGTACGATTTACCCGTGGTGAGAGCCATTAACCTGACGGAAATGTTTGGTCTGCCGGAAACAGTGCCAGATATTCGTATTGCGTATTATCGCGTTGTCGTTATGGTGATGACGCTACTTGTTATTCTCGGACTACATTTTGTGTTGCAAAATAGCAAGATTGGTAAAGCAATGCGCGCCGTAGCAGACAATATCGACCTTGCGCGAGTGTCGGGGGTTGATGTCGAACGGGTTGTCCTCTGGACTTGGATCATTACTGGCACATTAACGGCGATCGCCGGTAGTATGTATGGCTTGATCACCACCGTTCGTCCCAATATGGGTTGGTTTTTGATCCTGCCCATGTTTGCCTCAGTAATCCTTGGCGGCATCGGTAATCCCTACGGGGCGATCGCCGGGGCGTTTGTCATTGGTATTGCCCAAGAAGTCAGTGTTGCGTTTCTTGGGCCAGACTATAAGCTGGGTGTAGCACTACTCATTATGGTTGCATTGCTATTTATTCGTCCCCAAGGATTATTTAAGGGCACAATGTGA
- a CDS encoding DUF751 family protein, producing the protein MQEFFENVARYPRYMIALILGVFISVFDWLKPVFFKNKLTTTVSVGLLAGVLAFFYFTLRAMLGFSFV; encoded by the coding sequence ATGCAAGAATTTTTTGAAAATGTCGCCCGTTACCCCCGCTACATGATCGCCTTGATCCTTGGGGTATTTATTAGTGTTTTTGATTGGCTTAAGCCTGTATTCTTTAAAAATAAGCTAACAACGACGGTTTCGGTGGGCTTGTTGGCTGGTGTCTTGGCTTTTTTCTATTTTACGTTGCGAGCAATGCTTGGCTTCAGTTTTGTCTAA
- a CDS encoding GNAT family N-acetyltransferase: protein MTKQAKVSIRQVQYRDLSAIARLVQQEAVEVASPLETSLEEHIENTKNYYGLVKLFDVFPNPNQYSFHGYVLEVNGELVAFVKISPFNSSQSTWRVDQIVVDSSFPKLEYHGSARHPGSTLLRYCFDHVVEARNWLLEVNVNAKQTLSLYRQNGFQPLAKLTYWAIAPEILSELALQEPAIPNLMPVGNADARLLYQLDTASMPPMLRQVFDRHVQDFKTNPVDNLVCRVKNWSQQVDVVEGYVFEPQRKAAIGYFAVQLARQDEHPHQGRLTVHPAYTWLYPELMIKMSQVAQIRPEQPLYMTSTDYQPEREEFFETVGASQIEHTLLMSRSVWHKVRETKPQEAWQLSGVLQGLQPINTPIPSRINWFKNHPTLKLPKTPRKQDFLPEN from the coding sequence ATGACAAAGCAAGCGAAGGTATCCATCCGCCAAGTCCAATATCGTGATCTTTCGGCGATCGCCAGATTAGTGCAGCAAGAGGCCGTGGAAGTGGCATCGCCTTTAGAAACGAGTTTAGAAGAGCATATTGAGAATACAAAAAACTACTATGGCCTAGTAAAGCTGTTTGATGTTTTTCCCAATCCAAACCAATACAGCTTCCATGGTTATGTATTGGAAGTGAACGGCGAGCTGGTTGCTTTTGTTAAAATTTCGCCCTTTAATTCGTCCCAAAGTACATGGCGTGTCGATCAAATAGTCGTTGATTCGTCCTTCCCGAAATTGGAATACCATGGCAGTGCCCGCCATCCGGGTTCGACTTTGCTGCGGTATTGTTTTGACCACGTTGTGGAAGCGCGCAACTGGCTTTTAGAAGTTAATGTAAATGCCAAGCAAACCCTCAGTCTGTATCGACAAAATGGCTTTCAACCCCTCGCAAAGCTAACCTATTGGGCGATCGCCCCTGAGATTTTGAGTGAGCTGGCCTTACAAGAACCTGCCATTCCAAATTTGATGCCCGTCGGTAATGCCGATGCGCGACTGTTGTATCAGCTAGATACCGCGTCAATGCCGCCGATGTTGCGTCAAGTCTTTGATCGCCATGTCCAAGATTTCAAAACAAATCCAGTCGATAATTTGGTGTGCCGCGTCAAAAATTGGTCTCAGCAAGTAGATGTTGTTGAAGGCTATGTCTTTGAACCCCAGCGCAAGGCGGCGATCGGTTATTTTGCCGTGCAGCTAGCCCGCCAAGATGAACATCCCCACCAAGGTCGTTTGACCGTTCACCCCGCCTATACATGGCTCTACCCAGAACTGATGATCAAAATGTCCCAAGTGGCGCAAATCCGACCAGAACAGCCACTATATATGACTTCTACTGATTATCAGCCGGAGCGTGAAGAATTCTTTGAAACCGTTGGCGCGTCGCAAATCGAGCACACTTTGCTGATGTCCCGCTCGGTCTGGCATAAAGTCCGCGAAACAAAACCCCAGGAGGCATGGCAGTTGTCTGGTGTTCTACAGGGGTTACAGCCGATTAATACGCCGATTCCTAGTCGGATAAATTGGTTTAAAAATCACCCGACTTTAAAGTTGCCCAAGACCCCAAGGAAACAAGACTTTTTGCCTGAAAACTAA
- the ruvX gene encoding Holliday junction resolvase RuvX produces the protein MAIAALGLDVGRKRIGVAGCDGLGLLATELTTIHRTTLEQDFAAIAKLVEERQIEIFVVGLPYQMDGTLGKQAKATQKFARRLRQHFDLPVEYVDERLTSVEAENQLKAQKRYSRQDKGLVDQVAAKIILKQWLDS, from the coding sequence ATGGCGATCGCCGCCCTTGGTTTAGATGTTGGCCGTAAACGCATCGGGGTCGCCGGATGTGACGGCCTAGGCTTACTCGCGACAGAATTAACCACCATTCACCGCACAACCTTAGAGCAAGATTTTGCGGCGATCGCCAAACTCGTTGAAGAGCGACAGATTGAGATTTTTGTCGTCGGATTGCCCTACCAAATGGATGGCACTCTGGGTAAACAAGCTAAAGCCACCCAAAAGTTTGCCCGTAGACTGCGTCAACACTTTGATTTACCCGTTGAATATGTCGATGAACGACTGACCTCCGTTGAAGCAGAGAACCAACTTAAAGCACAAAAAAGATATTCTCGCCAAGATAAAGGGTTAGTTGACCAAGTGGCCGCAAAAATTATTCTGAAACAATGGCTAGATTCCTAA
- the gmd gene encoding GDP-mannose 4,6-dehydratase, which produces MAIKKALITGITGQDGSYLSELLLENGYEVHGIIRRTSTFNTDRIDHLYVDSHNPDAKLFLHYGDLTDGTGLGRLIEQIEPNEVYNLGAQSHVRVSFDSPEYTVDSVGMGTLRILEAIRDYQQRTGNEVRFYQAGSSEMYGKVQDVPQKETTPFYPRSPYACAKVYGYWQTVNYRESYDLFACNGILFNHEGPRRGETFVTRKITRAIAKIIAGKQDKLFLGNLDSKRDWGYAKDYVRAMWLMLQQEKPDDYVVATGETYSVKQFLELAFDYVNLKWEDYVEFDPRYLRPAEVDLLIGDPTKAKKQLNWEPTIDFPTLVSIMVEADLAILGLPPQNPEMSKLYQADRAYVRQAIGSMVD; this is translated from the coding sequence ATGGCTATTAAAAAAGCGCTTATCACAGGCATTACGGGGCAGGATGGCTCCTATCTCAGTGAACTTCTATTAGAAAATGGCTACGAAGTCCATGGCATTATCCGCCGCACTTCCACATTTAATACAGATCGCATCGACCATCTCTACGTTGACTCCCATAACCCCGATGCGAAATTATTTTTGCACTATGGTGATTTAACTGACGGCACTGGTTTAGGTCGTCTCATCGAACAAATTGAACCTAACGAAGTTTATAATCTCGGTGCCCAATCCCACGTTCGTGTTAGTTTCGACTCGCCGGAATATACGGTCGATTCTGTTGGCATGGGAACCCTCAGAATCCTTGAAGCCATTCGTGATTATCAGCAGCGTACTGGTAATGAAGTCCGTTTTTATCAAGCGGGTTCTTCGGAGATGTACGGCAAGGTTCAGGATGTTCCCCAGAAAGAGACAACGCCTTTTTATCCCCGTAGTCCCTATGCCTGTGCCAAGGTTTATGGCTATTGGCAAACGGTGAACTATCGTGAGTCTTATGACCTCTTTGCTTGTAACGGTATTTTGTTTAATCACGAAGGCCCCCGCCGTGGTGAGACTTTCGTCACTCGCAAAATCACCCGGGCGATCGCCAAAATTATCGCAGGCAAGCAAGACAAGCTTTTCCTAGGCAATCTCGACTCAAAGAGAGACTGGGGCTATGCGAAGGATTATGTCCGTGCGATGTGGCTAATGCTCCAGCAGGAGAAGCCCGACGATTATGTTGTGGCGACGGGGGAGACATACTCTGTTAAGCAGTTTTTAGAGTTAGCTTTCGATTACGTCAATCTAAAGTGGGAAGACTATGTGGAGTTTGACCCCCGTTATCTGCGTCCGGCAGAGGTTGATTTATTGATTGGTGATCCAACAAAGGCGAAAAAGCAACTCAATTGGGAACCGACGATTGATTTTCCTACCCTTGTTTCTATCATGGTTGAGGCTGATCTTGCGATCCTCGGTTTGCCGCCTCAAAACCCAGAGATGAGTAAGCTCTACCAAGCAGATCGTGCCTATGTTCGTCAGGCGATCGGCAGCATGGTTGACTAG
- a CDS encoding peptide ligase PGM1-related protein, with the protein MAQQQSDNFQTFDVLQNQLKNSWQDSEEFETSDQDILVVPSFSIDQQVGQNVPGFLHYEERLLFSLIRLRNPHTRLIYVTAQPLAPLIIDYYLQLLSGIPFSHARDRLLLITTYDNSYKALTQKILDRPRLVSKLRRALRPNKSHMICYNSTELEKELSEKLQIPLFAASPDLSYWGSKSGSRKVFELANIPFPDGSQLVKTVEELVTVTAALWHRNPTLQRIVIKLNEGFSGEGNAVLDLRELPEVSTLGERQGAIANAFSHLSFQAAAETWENFSSRIPELGAIAEAFIEGEIKRSPSVQGLILPSGKVEILSTHDQILGGADGQIYLGCTFPAAADYRLELQTLGLKVGKVLAKQGAMERFGVDFVVTQRPDQTWDMQAIEINLRKGGTTHPLMTLKLLTNGQYDYNTGLFFTPQGQEKYYIASDNLQKPQYKGLLPSDLMDIIAAHGLHFDSSTKTGTIFHLMGTLSEHGKLGLTSIGNSLSEAKAIYQQVEEVLDLETSGHYATSSNLPMTW; encoded by the coding sequence ATGGCACAACAACAGTCCGACAACTTTCAAACCTTTGATGTTTTACAAAACCAGCTCAAAAATTCTTGGCAGGACTCAGAGGAATTTGAAACGAGTGATCAAGATATCTTGGTTGTGCCTTCCTTTAGCATTGACCAGCAAGTTGGTCAGAATGTCCCGGGATTTCTTCACTATGAAGAGCGTTTGTTGTTTTCCCTCATCCGCCTGCGTAATCCCCATACTCGTTTAATTTACGTGACCGCCCAACCCCTCGCGCCGTTAATTATTGATTATTACCTCCAGCTGTTGTCGGGTATTCCGTTTTCCCATGCTCGCGATCGCCTGCTGTTAATTACCACCTACGATAATTCCTATAAAGCCCTTACCCAGAAAATCCTTGATCGTCCGCGACTTGTCTCGAAACTGCGGCGCGCATTACGGCCAAACAAGTCTCACATGATTTGCTACAACTCAACAGAATTAGAGAAGGAGCTTTCCGAAAAATTACAAATCCCATTATTTGCGGCCAGTCCAGATCTCAGCTATTGGGGTTCAAAAAGTGGTAGCCGCAAGGTATTTGAGCTGGCAAATATCCCGTTTCCCGATGGCAGTCAGCTGGTTAAAACTGTGGAAGAATTGGTGACGGTGACCGCAGCACTGTGGCATCGCAATCCTACTCTCCAACGCATTGTGATTAAGTTAAATGAAGGGTTTTCGGGGGAAGGTAATGCGGTTTTAGATCTGCGCGAATTACCAGAGGTTTCAACCCTAGGTGAACGTCAAGGGGCGATCGCCAATGCTTTTTCCCATCTCAGTTTCCAAGCCGCAGCAGAAACTTGGGAAAATTTTTCGTCGCGCATTCCAGAGTTAGGGGCGATCGCCGAAGCTTTTATTGAAGGAGAAATTAAGCGATCGCCCAGCGTGCAAGGGTTGATTTTGCCGAGCGGAAAAGTGGAAATTCTCTCCACCCACGATCAAATATTAGGCGGTGCAGACGGACAAATCTATTTAGGCTGTACCTTTCCTGCCGCTGCCGACTACCGCTTAGAGTTACAGACTTTGGGCTTAAAAGTCGGAAAAGTTTTGGCAAAGCAGGGAGCAATGGAGCGATTTGGCGTTGATTTTGTGGTGACGCAACGGCCCGATCAAACATGGGATATGCAGGCGATCGAAATTAACCTACGCAAGGGTGGCACAACCCATCCCCTGATGACGCTGAAGCTCTTGACCAACGGGCAATACGACTACAATACAGGTTTATTTTTTACACCGCAGGGACAGGAAAAATACTACATTGCCTCCGACAATCTCCAAAAACCGCAATACAAAGGTCTGTTGCCCAGTGATTTGATGGATATTATTGCGGCTCATGGTTTGCACTTTGATAGCAGCACGAAAACCGGCACAATTTTTCACCTCATGGGAACTCTATCAGAACATGGCAAATTGGGATTAACGAGTATTGGTAATTCGCTGTCGGAAGCTAAAGCCATTTATCAGCAAGTGGAAGAAGTGCTTGATCTTGAAACTTCGGGGCATTATGCGACTTCTAGTAATTTGCCGATGACTTGGTGA
- a CDS encoding chemotaxis protein CheB — protein sequence MSLTNLSNEEKDDFYVVGVGASAGGLHALEAFFECMPGDSGAAFVVVQHLSPDSKSLMKELLERHTSMVVHRVEQGMALGANHIYLIPPGYNLTVRDRHLSLREQESNPRSHSNFPINLFFHSLAEDCGDKAIGVVLSGTGSDGTEGLESISAQGGLSLVQSPSTAEFEGMPQSVIARGLVDSVFSPQQLAQVIYDRVTLNKPDMTRISLMEKELSTEQVQHVIALLCEAENLDFSYYKITTLSRRICRRASLTGHENLQDYIDFLAVSPEEQALLKDDLLIGVTQFFRDKEAWTILEQHTLPQLIQNHKEGAQFRVWVAACATGEEVYSLAILIDHLMDRLHRVFPIKIFATDIDSEAIAKASEGVFPGSIVNDVPAEFLARYFDFRNGFFHIARKIREMIIFAPHNLIKNVGFTQMNLITCRNVLIYMRSPLQQQVLRMFHFSLVAKGILFLGEAETPGAIADEFIAVDKKWKIYQKRRDVRLPIISTNNLPAFNYLPLPPSNLPTRELPDHRVQRLNNVLGFALQTLYKHRQATCLIVDRSVNLVHTVTDKLDLMRVPKGELTQDVTEMLPPALKIPINIAINRAKRSEEFLTYSDITLNLSHEIITVVLTVLHNKGETSEDSTFTVVIEKMAESLQRPANSSLSPESATNSQLNEDITQRVLELERELQQTRENLQTAIEELETTNEEQQVTNEERLAFNEELQSTNEELYTFNIEYQNKIAELTELTGDIDNLLRSTEIGVVFLDQELRIRKFTQAAAIAINLLDSDIDRPLHHITHNLTYGDLTEPLQQVLSTKEPLEEEVTLRDRPDTHLLMRVHPYRTSLETYDGIVLSFVNISELKNTKLDLAESNNFLESLYRHAPVGLALFDQNLKYLKINEQLAEMNGCSVSEHLGKTPRDVLPEIGDQIEALLTKVIQTGENIFSVLIHGTTPADPNIEGHWLVNYYPVRFHKGDRGVGVVVNEITELAQAKKTIQESQRRLQYLQNASPGSVFTCHPTAPYRLNFISKNIHDLVGFEDQYFLETGNTWLEHIAPQDQANVIRSFSNREPRENIQQEYRFRCASGEYKWLSANLKLIRDSDGTPIEYVGFLLDIGDRKIAEGKLRKQESLFRLTLDQSSITVFTQDLDLRYTWVYNPIIFSTQDIIGQSDYELFPEAIAEQLVTCKQEILNKKQGDCLQLVLPNRGANQEPQYFNIRMEPLTDSEDKLIGLAGVSYDITAEKEQQEKLAQQNLALTEISEKAQAANVAKDEFLANMSHEIRTPMTAILGFTELLQEDLKDNPEAYDYLKIIYSSADSLLVILNDILDLSKMEAGKLKLCYDELNLLKLGENIEKMFMPKTAEKGLEFSITVAESVPELIIFDEVRLRQILFNTISNAVKFTNKGSVKVVISAANIGEDSCELKIDIIDTGIGIPVADQEFIFEAFTQREKQDNRQYGGTGLGLNITSRLTEMLQGTISVESEVDQGSTFSLVFSNVVFPEVAHPLLSKEKNLSQNLDCSQQFNALPKLTILCVDDNVTNRLLLRSIFSRTKHQFFEAENGELGIQMALKYQPDVILLDLLMPVLNGSEALKRLKAFPETSNIPVMVLTARTGDIPKEVEAHIASFVRKPFKSKSILRVFKTIFSVI from the coding sequence ATGTCACTAACTAATTTGTCTAATGAGGAGAAGGATGATTTTTATGTGGTCGGTGTCGGGGCTTCTGCTGGTGGACTGCATGCCCTAGAGGCGTTTTTTGAGTGTATGCCGGGTGATAGTGGTGCTGCTTTTGTTGTGGTTCAGCACTTATCTCCAGACTCTAAAAGTTTGATGAAAGAGCTTTTAGAGCGTCACACTTCGATGGTGGTGCATCGGGTTGAACAGGGTATGGCGTTAGGGGCAAATCATATTTATTTGATTCCCCCTGGTTATAATCTGACGGTGCGCGATCGCCACTTATCTTTACGGGAACAAGAATCAAATCCTCGGTCTCACTCAAATTTTCCGATAAATTTATTTTTTCATTCGTTAGCCGAAGATTGCGGCGATAAAGCCATTGGTGTGGTGCTTTCGGGCACGGGTAGTGACGGCACTGAGGGTCTAGAAAGTATTAGTGCTCAAGGGGGTTTGAGTCTGGTGCAGTCGCCATCGACAGCTGAGTTTGAGGGTATGCCCCAAAGTGTGATTGCCAGAGGATTGGTGGATAGTGTTTTTTCTCCCCAGCAATTAGCCCAAGTTATTTATGATCGCGTCACTTTAAATAAACCAGATATGACACGGATATCTTTAATGGAAAAGGAGCTTAGTACCGAGCAAGTTCAACATGTGATTGCCCTTTTGTGTGAGGCTGAGAATTTAGATTTTTCCTATTACAAAATTACAACTCTTTCCCGCCGTATTTGTCGTCGTGCTTCCCTGACGGGTCATGAAAATTTGCAAGATTATATTGATTTTTTAGCGGTTTCCCCTGAGGAGCAGGCTCTTCTTAAGGATGATCTCCTGATCGGGGTGACGCAATTTTTTCGGGATAAGGAGGCTTGGACAATCCTTGAGCAGCATACTTTGCCGCAGCTCATCCAAAATCACAAGGAAGGTGCGCAGTTTAGGGTTTGGGTGGCTGCCTGTGCCACAGGAGAAGAGGTCTATTCTTTGGCGATTTTGATTGACCATCTCATGGATCGTTTGCATCGGGTGTTTCCGATTAAGATTTTTGCGACGGATATTGATAGTGAAGCGATCGCCAAAGCTTCGGAAGGCGTTTTTCCCGGTAGTATCGTCAATGATGTGCCGGCGGAGTTTTTAGCTCGGTATTTTGATTTTCGCAATGGCTTTTTTCATATTGCCCGTAAGATTCGCGAAATGATCATCTTTGCGCCCCATAATCTCATCAAAAATGTGGGCTTTACCCAGATGAATTTGATTACCTGTCGTAATGTGTTGATTTATATGCGATCGCCGCTGCAACAACAGGTACTACGAATGTTTCATTTTTCTTTGGTTGCTAAGGGGATTTTATTCCTTGGGGAAGCGGAAACGCCGGGGGCGATCGCCGACGAATTTATTGCAGTCGATAAAAAGTGGAAAATTTACCAAAAACGCCGTGACGTTCGTTTACCCATCATCTCCACCAATAATCTCCCAGCCTTTAACTATTTACCACTGCCCCCATCAAATCTCCCCACGAGAGAACTACCAGACCATCGCGTGCAGCGTCTGAATAATGTGCTTGGCTTTGCCTTACAGACTTTATATAAACATCGTCAGGCCACTTGTTTGATTGTCGATAGATCAGTAAATCTTGTCCATACAGTGACCGATAAACTTGATCTGATGCGCGTCCCTAAGGGAGAGCTGACCCAAGACGTTACAGAAATGTTGCCCCCTGCTCTCAAGATTCCCATCAATATCGCCATTAACCGTGCCAAACGTAGCGAAGAATTTTTGACCTATTCCGACATTACATTGAATCTTAGTCACGAAATAATTACTGTGGTGCTCACTGTTTTGCACAACAAAGGAGAAACATCAGAGGACAGTACCTTTACTGTGGTGATCGAAAAAATGGCCGAGTCCCTGCAGAGGCCAGCCAACAGTTCTTTGTCTCCAGAAAGCGCAACGAATTCGCAGCTCAATGAAGATATAACCCAGCGGGTGCTGGAACTAGAGCGCGAGCTACAGCAAACGCGTGAAAATCTACAAACGGCCATCGAAGAATTAGAGACAACCAATGAAGAACAGCAGGTCACCAATGAAGAACGGCTTGCTTTTAATGAGGAACTCCAAAGTACCAATGAAGAGTTATATACATTTAATATTGAGTACCAAAACAAAATTGCTGAGTTGACGGAGTTGACCGGCGATATTGATAATCTATTGCGCAGTACTGAGATTGGGGTGGTTTTCCTTGATCAGGAATTGCGCATTCGCAAATTTACCCAGGCGGCGGCGATCGCCATTAATTTATTAGACTCAGATATTGATCGTCCCCTGCATCACATTACCCACAATCTCACCTATGGTGATTTGACCGAGCCTTTGCAGCAAGTCCTCTCTACCAAAGAACCACTAGAAGAAGAAGTTACCCTCCGCGATCGCCCCGATACCCACTTGCTGATGCGCGTCCATCCCTACAGGACAAGTTTAGAGACTTACGACGGCATTGTTCTGAGTTTCGTTAATATCAGTGAGCTAAAAAATACCAAGCTTGACCTTGCCGAAAGCAATAATTTTCTAGAGTCTCTATACCGCCACGCCCCTGTTGGCCTCGCACTATTTGATCAAAATCTCAAATATTTAAAGATTAATGAGCAGCTTGCTGAAATGAATGGCTGTTCTGTCAGTGAACATTTAGGAAAAACGCCGAGGGATGTTTTACCAGAAATCGGCGACCAAATTGAAGCGCTACTCACCAAGGTCATTCAAACAGGGGAAAATATTTTTAGTGTGTTGATTCATGGCACAACACCGGCTGACCCTAATATAGAAGGGCATTGGCTGGTAAATTATTATCCTGTTCGCTTTCACAAGGGCGATCGCGGTGTGGGTGTGGTCGTTAACGAAATCACAGAATTAGCCCAAGCGAAAAAGACAATCCAAGAGAGTCAACGGCGTTTGCAATATTTACAAAATGCCTCGCCGGGAAGCGTTTTCACCTGCCATCCCACAGCACCCTATCGCTTGAATTTTATTAGCAAAAATATTCATGATCTCGTTGGCTTTGAAGACCAATATTTTTTAGAAACAGGCAATACTTGGTTAGAACATATTGCGCCGCAGGATCAGGCCAATGTGATCCGCTCATTTTCAAACCGTGAGCCAAGGGAAAATATCCAACAGGAATATCGGTTCCGGTGTGCCTCTGGGGAATATAAATGGCTATCGGCGAATCTCAAACTCATTCGTGATAGTGATGGAACTCCCATTGAATATGTTGGTTTTTTATTAGATATTGGCGATCGCAAAATTGCTGAAGGGAAACTCCGAAAACAAGAATCTCTATTTCGCTTAACCTTAGATCAATCCAGTATTACGGTATTTACCCAAGACTTAGATTTACGTTACACCTGGGTTTATAATCCAATAATTTTTTCAACACAAGATATTATCGGTCAATCGGATTACGAGCTATTTCCTGAGGCGATCGCCGAGCAACTTGTAACCTGTAAACAAGAAATTTTAAACAAAAAACAAGGCGATTGTTTACAGCTAGTTTTACCAAACCGTGGCGCGAACCAAGAACCACAATATTTCAATATTCGTATGGAACCACTCACCGATTCCGAAGACAAGCTAATTGGTTTAGCAGGCGTTAGCTACGATATCACCGCCGAAAAAGAACAACAAGAAAAATTAGCCCAGCAAAATTTAGCACTAACAGAAATCTCCGAAAAAGCCCAAGCCGCAAATGTAGCCAAAGATGAATTTTTGGCAAATATGAGCCACGAAATCCGCACACCAATGACAGCGATTTTGGGTTTTACAGAACTCCTACAGGAAGATTTAAAAGACAATCCTGAGGCCTATGATTATCTAAAAATCATCTACTCTAGCGCCGACTCATTACTCGTAATTTTAAATGATATTCTTGACCTTTCTAAAATGGAAGCGGGCAAACTGAAATTATGCTATGACGAACTGAATTTATTAAAACTTGGCGAAAATATTGAGAAAATGTTCATGCCAAAAACTGCAGAAAAAGGGCTAGAATTTTCCATTACCGTAGCCGAATCTGTGCCTGAACTAATTATTTTCGATGAAGTTCGACTACGACAAATCTTGTTTAATACTATTAGTAATGCCGTTAAATTTACGAATAAAGGCTCCGTTAAAGTCGTTATTTCAGCAGCAAATATTGGCGAAGATAGCTGTGAGCTGAAAATTGACATTATTGATACGGGTATTGGTATTCCAGTGGCAGATCAAGAGTTTATTTTTGAGGCCTTTACCCAACGGGAAAAACAAGATAACCGCCAATATGGCGGAACCGGTTTAGGGCTAAATATTACCAGTCGCCTGACCGAAATGTTACAGGGCACAATTTCTGTAGAAAGTGAAGTAGATCAAGGCTCTACCTTTTCGCTAGTTTTTTCGAATGTTGTTTTTCCAGAGGTTGCCCATCCTCTACTCAGTAAAGAGAAAAATTTATCTCAAAATCTTGACTGTTCTCAACAATTTAATGCGCTGCCAAAACTGACGATTTTATGTGTCGATGATAATGTCACTAATCGTCTTTTACTTAGATCAATATTTAGTAGAACGAAGCATCAATTTTTTGAGGCAGAAAATGGTGAACTAGGGATTCAGATGGCCTTAAAGTATCAGCCAGATGTGATTTTATTGGATTTATTAATGCCTGTTTTAAATGGTTCTGAAGCATTAAAGCGCCTGAAAGCATTTCCTGAAACAAGTAATA